In Rhodovulum sulfidophilum DSM 1374, the following are encoded in one genomic region:
- a CDS encoding M20 family metallopeptidase, giving the protein MQSEDILKGLMRWVEIDTPTGSVDTISALVDLIASELEPLGCALERIPGRDGMGDHLIARFAGGHGPGVLVSSHIDTVCAPGSVEIRRDGDRQYGPGIADMKGGGYLALCAMRNIVASGAPLPGPVTLIYNSDEEIGSPTSHGLIQAEARKMGAALIPEPARGDEAITFRKGRAKYRLDFHGRESHAGSAFADGRSAILQMARTIGVLEGMTDLETETTVNVGRVRGGTEPNVVAGHAACDIDVRFADDALGFAVETQLQALTSEDPDVSITLSGEIEKPSLARRPETLAMFARAGEINAGLGVPMVETRSGGGSDGNFTCAVGVPTLDGLGAIGNNWHSPQEHILIEPLARREALLRALILTYAGTRPTGDNA; this is encoded by the coding sequence ATGCAGAGCGAAGACATCCTGAAGGGCCTGATGCGCTGGGTCGAGATCGATACGCCGACCGGCTCGGTCGACACGATCTCGGCGCTGGTCGATCTGATTGCCTCGGAGCTTGAACCGCTGGGCTGTGCGCTGGAACGCATCCCCGGTCGCGACGGCATGGGCGACCACCTGATCGCCCGTTTCGCCGGCGGTCACGGGCCGGGCGTGCTGGTGAGCAGCCACATCGACACGGTCTGTGCGCCCGGCAGCGTCGAAATCCGTCGCGACGGCGACCGGCAATACGGCCCGGGCATCGCGGACATGAAGGGCGGCGGCTATCTGGCGCTCTGCGCGATGCGCAACATCGTGGCGAGCGGGGCGCCCCTGCCGGGGCCGGTGACGCTGATCTACAATTCCGACGAGGAAATCGGCTCGCCCACCTCGCATGGCCTGATCCAGGCCGAGGCGCGAAAGATGGGCGCGGCGCTGATCCCCGAACCCGCGCGCGGCGACGAGGCGATCACCTTCCGCAAGGGGCGCGCCAAGTACAGGCTCGATTTCCACGGCCGCGAGAGCCACGCCGGATCGGCCTTTGCCGACGGGCGTTCGGCGATCCTGCAGATGGCGCGCACCATCGGCGTGCTCGAGGGCATGACCGATCTGGAAACGGAAACCACCGTCAACGTGGGCCGCGTGCGCGGTGGCACCGAGCCCAACGTGGTCGCGGGCCATGCCGCCTGCGACATCGACGTGCGCTTTGCCGATGACGCCCTGGGCTTCGCTGTCGAGACGCAGCTGCAGGCGCTGACATCCGAGGACCCGGACGTCAGCATCACCCTTTCCGGCGAGATCGAGAAGCCAAGCCTTGCGCGCAGGCCGGAAACCCTCGCCATGTTCGCCCGCGCGGGCGAGATCAACGCCGGCCTTGGCGTCCCGATGGTGGAAACCCGATCGGGCGGCGGTAGCGACGGCAACTTCACCTGTGCTGTGGGCGTGCCGACCCTCGATGGTCTCGGCGCGATCGGCAACAACTGGCACTCGCCGCAGGAGCATATCCTGATCGAGCCGCTGGCACGGCGCGAGGCGCTGCTGCGCGCGCTTATCCTGACCTATGCGGGCACGCGCCCGACCGGAGACAATGCATGA
- the allE gene encoding (S)-ureidoglycine aminohydrolase — protein sequence MTPNFGQTRSDIRRNHALLTPESHEWITQPDWPGSELAFLISPDMGAKFAMGLVRSAEGLTDIAPAAQGIARFVFVLDGEVTFSTGQTLGAEGYAFLPPETEATLSASAGVTFLLMEWRFVPRGEIPAPVFGKVSDIEGTPLRGDDWLIVQKMLPTDAGFDGEVNIMNFHPGASLAYVETHFMEHGLLMLDGGGVYRLGDQWYPVGKGDAIWMGPHVPQWFGALGRVPSRYLIYKNYNRSPLDAR from the coding sequence ATGACCCCGAACTTTGGCCAGACCCGCTCTGACATCCGGCGCAACCACGCATTGCTGACCCCGGAAAGCCACGAATGGATCACCCAGCCCGATTGGCCGGGTTCCGAATTGGCCTTCCTTATCAGCCCCGACATGGGCGCGAAATTCGCCATGGGCCTTGTGCGCAGCGCCGAGGGGCTGACCGATATCGCCCCCGCCGCCCAGGGCATCGCACGCTTCGTTTTCGTGCTGGACGGAGAGGTCACGTTTTCGACCGGCCAGACGCTCGGCGCCGAAGGCTACGCCTTCCTGCCGCCCGAGACCGAAGCCACTCTGAGCGCCTCGGCAGGCGTGACCTTCCTGCTGATGGAATGGCGCTTCGTGCCACGCGGCGAGATCCCGGCGCCGGTCTTCGGCAAGGTCTCCGATATCGAAGGCACACCCCTGCGTGGCGACGACTGGCTAATCGTGCAGAAGATGCTGCCAACCGACGCCGGTTTCGACGGCGAGGTCAACATCATGAACTTCCACCCCGGCGCCTCGCTCGCCTATGTCGAGACGCATTTCATGGAACATGGCCTATTGATGCTGGACGGTGGCGGCGTCTACCGGCTGGGCGATCAGTGGTACCCTGTCGGCAAGGGCGATGCGATCTGGATGGGGCCGCACGTGCCGCAATGGTTCGGCGCGCTTGGGCGGGTGCCGTCGCGTTACCTCATCTACAAGAACTACAACCGGTCCCCGCTGGACGCGCGATGA
- a CDS encoding FAD-binding oxidoreductase, with protein sequence MDRTGIQLDIRDDIEQSALIEALTEILGPKGLLTAPEDCARYASDQSGLCGVTPLAVLRPAGTDEVAALLALCNERRIGVVPQGGRTGLSGGACSPQGTVVLSTERMSGVTEIDPDAMTLTAWAGTPLETVQEAARAEGLDYAVDIGARGSATIGGTIATNAGGIRVLQHGMTRANVLGLEAVLADGSVISRLGKTVKDNAGFDLKQVFIGSEGTLGVVTRAVLELRRQVVQTALALFALPDHAAALACLSAARQRFGARLSAFEGMWPDYWDFVCHETSLAAAPLEGRHGIYLLIEIEVDGQHGETELEDFFAELFEGGVVEDGVLAKSLGEMRALWQVREAVGQVDDDFGPHINFDIGVSPSALGRFCEAADVRLTEVPEAVGVLKVGHVGDGNVHLLVAHDGSNTAEARIEAAIYDLVREWGGAVTAEHGIGRIKGRWIGHSRSPAEVAMMRGMKLQLDPNGILNPGALFVETKP encoded by the coding sequence ATGGACCGAACCGGCATTCAACTGGACATCCGGGATGACATCGAACAATCCGCGTTGATCGAGGCGTTGACCGAGATTCTCGGGCCGAAGGGGCTGCTGACTGCGCCGGAAGATTGCGCGCGCTACGCCTCAGATCAGTCCGGCCTCTGCGGTGTCACCCCCCTTGCCGTCCTGCGCCCGGCCGGGACCGATGAGGTCGCGGCGCTGCTGGCCCTCTGCAACGAACGTCGCATCGGCGTGGTGCCCCAGGGTGGGCGCACCGGGCTTTCCGGCGGGGCGTGCAGCCCGCAAGGCACCGTCGTGCTGTCGACCGAGCGCATGTCCGGTGTAACGGAGATAGACCCCGATGCGATGACCCTGACGGCATGGGCCGGAACGCCGCTTGAAACCGTGCAGGAGGCGGCGCGCGCCGAGGGCCTGGACTACGCGGTCGATATCGGCGCGCGTGGATCGGCGACCATCGGCGGAACCATCGCCACCAATGCGGGCGGCATCCGCGTTCTGCAACACGGCATGACCCGCGCCAACGTGCTGGGGCTCGAGGCGGTGCTGGCGGACGGGTCGGTGATCTCGCGGCTGGGCAAGACCGTAAAGGACAACGCGGGGTTCGACCTCAAGCAGGTCTTCATCGGCTCCGAAGGCACGCTGGGCGTCGTCACGCGCGCGGTGCTGGAGTTGCGCCGGCAGGTTGTTCAGACCGCCCTTGCGCTCTTCGCGCTGCCGGATCACGCTGCGGCCCTGGCCTGCCTTTCGGCGGCACGCCAACGCTTCGGCGCGCGCCTCTCGGCGTTCGAGGGGATGTGGCCGGACTACTGGGATTTCGTCTGTCACGAGACATCCCTGGCCGCCGCGCCCCTTGAGGGACGGCATGGGATCTACCTGCTGATCGAAATCGAGGTGGACGGTCAGCATGGCGAAACGGAGCTGGAAGACTTCTTCGCCGAGCTTTTCGAGGGGGGCGTTGTCGAGGACGGCGTGCTCGCGAAGTCGCTCGGTGAAATGCGTGCGCTCTGGCAGGTGCGCGAAGCAGTGGGACAGGTCGACGACGATTTCGGCCCTCACATCAATTTCGATATCGGCGTGTCGCCCTCGGCGCTTGGCCGGTTCTGCGAGGCCGCCGATGTTCGGCTGACAGAGGTGCCCGAGGCAGTCGGCGTCCTGAAGGTCGGTCATGTCGGCGATGGCAACGTTCACCTGTTGGTCGCTCACGATGGCAGCAACACCGCGGAAGCCCGGATCGAGGCGGCGATCTACGACCTCGTGCGCGAGTGGGGCGGCGCAGTGACGGCGGAACATGGCATCGGCCGGATCAAGGGGCGCTGGATCGGCCACAGCCGTTCACCTGCCGAAGTCGCGATGATGCGCGGCATGAAGTTGCAGCTCGACCCCAACGGCATTCTCAACCCCGGTGCCCTATTCGTGGAGACGAAACCGTGA
- a CDS encoding ABC transporter ATP-binding protein: MATVEVRDLRKRYQDFLALDGVSLKAESGQLVTLLGPSGCGKSTTLRCLAGFLEANGGDILVEGESILGIPANRRGFGVVFQNYALFPHMTVAENIGYGLKLQKLSKDEIETRVYDVKKLVRLDGLGERLPREISGGQQQRVALARALVLKPRLLLLDEPLANLDARLRDEVRWLIRDVQQQSGITAFYVTHDQSEAMAMSDMVAVMKAGRVAQFATPREIYQKPLERYVADFTGEANFIPCQSVKPLGEGRYAIAAAGASLELEGVPGITGAAELLLRPEALSLTEPEAGIFRGTVSKSAFLGAALHCEITLGDGSVLKLTADPNHPVEKGAEVGIAIDQSHAWLMPEVAP, from the coding sequence ATGGCGACGGTTGAAGTCAGGGATCTGCGCAAGCGTTATCAGGATTTCCTCGCGCTCGACGGCGTGTCACTCAAGGCCGAAAGCGGCCAGCTGGTGACCCTCCTCGGGCCCTCGGGCTGCGGCAAAAGCACCACCTTGCGGTGCCTGGCCGGATTCCTCGAGGCAAATGGCGGGGATATCCTGGTAGAAGGGGAGTCCATCCTCGGGATCCCGGCCAACCGTCGCGGTTTCGGCGTTGTCTTTCAGAACTACGCTCTTTTCCCGCACATGACCGTCGCCGAGAACATCGGCTACGGGCTCAAACTGCAAAAGCTGTCGAAGGATGAAATCGAAACCCGCGTCTACGACGTGAAGAAGCTGGTCCGCCTTGACGGGCTGGGCGAGCGGCTCCCGCGGGAGATATCGGGCGGTCAGCAGCAGCGGGTCGCGCTGGCGCGCGCGCTGGTGCTGAAGCCCAGGCTGCTTTTGCTGGATGAACCGCTCGCGAACCTCGATGCGCGGCTGCGCGACGAGGTGCGCTGGCTGATCCGCGACGTGCAACAGCAGTCCGGGATCACGGCGTTCTACGTCACGCACGACCAGTCCGAGGCCATGGCGATGTCGGACATGGTCGCCGTGATGAAGGCGGGCCGCGTTGCGCAGTTCGCCACCCCGCGCGAAATCTACCAGAAGCCGCTGGAACGCTATGTTGCCGACTTCACCGGCGAGGCGAATTTCATTCCCTGCCAATCCGTGAAACCGCTGGGCGAGGGGCGCTATGCCATTGCCGCCGCCGGTGCCTCGCTCGAGCTGGAGGGCGTGCCGGGCATCACCGGCGCCGCCGAACTGCTGCTGCGCCCCGAGGCGTTGTCGCTGACGGAACCCGAAGCGGGCATCTTCCGCGGCACGGTGTCCAAATCTGCCTTCCTCGGGGCCGCCTTGCATTGCGAGATCACGCTGGGCGACGGATCGGTCCTCAAACTGACTGCCGACCCGAACCACCCGGTGGAGAAGGGGGCCGAAGTCGGGATCGCCATCGATCAAAGCCACGCCTGGCTGATGCCCGAGGTCGCGCCATGA
- a CDS encoding NAD(P)H-dependent oxidoreductase yields MAPRRIFVLNGHPGETSLSRLFSEDYAQAAVQAGHELRITHLHDLDFDPDFGGGGYRAAKPLEPDLEAVMANMDWAEHVVLLSPMWWGGLPAKLKGLFDRALLPGSAFDTRAKTWLGSPRPLLAGRTVRLIMTSDTPHWFFRLVHKAALVRQLRMQIFGFVGISPLHVTHFSAVINSSPETRAKWSRRVASLGARGA; encoded by the coding sequence ATGGCCCCCAGACGCATCTTTGTCCTCAACGGACATCCCGGTGAAACCTCGCTTTCCAGGCTCTTTTCCGAAGACTACGCGCAGGCCGCGGTGCAGGCTGGTCACGAACTTCGGATCACCCATCTGCACGATCTGGACTTCGATCCCGATTTCGGCGGGGGCGGCTACCGTGCCGCCAAGCCTCTCGAGCCAGATCTGGAAGCGGTCATGGCCAATATGGACTGGGCCGAACATGTGGTTTTGCTGAGCCCCATGTGGTGGGGCGGTCTGCCCGCCAAGTTGAAGGGCCTGTTCGACCGCGCCCTGCTGCCCGGCAGCGCCTTCGACACGCGCGCCAAGACCTGGCTGGGATCGCCCCGGCCGCTTCTGGCCGGACGCACCGTGCGGCTGATCATGACCTCGGATACGCCGCACTGGTTCTTTCGGCTCGTCCACAAGGCCGCACTGGTGCGCCAGCTTCGAATGCAGATCTTTGGATTCGTCGGCATTTCGCCTCTGCACGTCACCCATTTTTCGGCAGTCATCAATTCATCGCCCGAGACGAGAGCGAAGTGGTCCCGAAGGGTTGCCAGCCTTGGAGCGCGCGGAGCGTAG
- a CDS encoding aspartate/glutamate racemase family protein, giving the protein MPDLSASPRILYQLASPLHRTAGAEVVQRRAAMLRAWAPSAEVAINSPEAGPSAIESAADAAMVFPALREAAAGWAEKHDAVLIGCFSDPAVEALAQISGVPVIGPGEAGMLAAVQLGERFSVLSSDPTPPGLRRRIRGIGIEGSFVSEVTMGGSVADLNRNPDVHLPAIVKRARTCVAQGADVLVLGCFALSFIPGLPGKLSRALGVPVVNPVIAGLKAAEAAVLYSAGLSRPNVRSA; this is encoded by the coding sequence ATGCCCGATCTGTCGGCATCTCCCCGCATACTCTACCAGCTTGCCAGCCCGCTTCACCGCACCGCTGGTGCCGAGGTGGTCCAGCGGCGCGCGGCAATGCTCCGCGCCTGGGCGCCCTCGGCCGAGGTCGCCATCAACTCACCCGAGGCAGGCCCGTCGGCCATCGAAAGCGCGGCGGATGCGGCCATGGTCTTTCCGGCGCTACGCGAGGCGGCGGCGGGCTGGGCAGAGAAGCACGACGCGGTGCTCATCGGCTGTTTCAGCGATCCGGCGGTCGAGGCCCTGGCTCAGATCTCCGGCGTCCCGGTCATCGGCCCGGGAGAGGCGGGCATGCTCGCCGCCGTGCAGCTCGGTGAGCGCTTCTCGGTACTGTCTTCGGACCCGACCCCGCCTGGCCTGCGCCGCCGCATTCGCGGCATCGGCATCGAGGGCAGCTTCGTCTCCGAGGTGACGATGGGGGGCTCGGTGGCTGATCTCAACCGCAACCCGGATGTCCATCTGCCCGCCATCGTAAAGCGCGCCCGGACCTGTGTGGCGCAGGGCGCCGACGTGCTGGTGCTCGGTTGCTTCGCGCTGTCGTTCATCCCCGGCCTGCCCGGGAAACTCTCGAGGGCCCTTGGCGTGCCTGTCGTCAACCCGGTGATCGCCGGGCTCAAGGCCGCCGAGGCGGCAGTCCTTTATAGCGCGGGCCTATCCCGCCCAAACGTACGGAGCGCATGA
- a CDS encoding ABC transporter permease, with translation MSLKNPKLLLAIPAIALIFIFMILPITNMVEMSFRTPGISAPFGDAYTTMHYDRILSDGYYWGVLLRSLLTAGAVTLLCLLVSYPIAWHMSKAKGMKAVLLYACIASPLMTGVLVRNFGWMIAAALNGPLNETLLALGIIERPLRLLFTQGLVILALVHVFVPFMVLPINNALRNISPTLIEASSSMGANRREVFRDIILPLSFPGIYPGMILVYVLAVAAYVTPALLGGQMVSYMPTLIIGELTGTFQWPFGSALAIVLSVSTILVVGLFTALTSRLMERSKA, from the coding sequence ATGAGCCTTAAGAATCCCAAACTTCTGCTCGCCATCCCGGCGATCGCGCTGATCTTCATCTTCATGATCCTGCCGATCACCAACATGGTCGAGATGAGTTTCCGCACGCCGGGCATCTCCGCGCCCTTCGGCGATGCCTATACCACGATGCACTACGATCGCATCCTGAGCGACGGCTATTACTGGGGGGTGCTTCTGCGCTCGCTGCTGACAGCTGGGGCGGTGACGCTGCTCTGCCTCCTGGTGAGCTATCCCATCGCCTGGCACATGTCGAAGGCCAAGGGGATGAAAGCGGTCTTGCTCTACGCCTGCATCGCCTCGCCGCTGATGACCGGCGTTTTGGTGCGCAACTTCGGCTGGATGATTGCCGCGGCGCTCAATGGGCCGCTGAACGAGACGCTGCTGGCACTCGGCATCATCGAACGACCGCTGCGCCTCTTGTTCACCCAGGGCCTCGTGATCCTGGCGCTGGTCCACGTCTTCGTGCCCTTCATGGTGCTGCCGATCAACAACGCGCTGCGCAACATCTCTCCGACGCTGATCGAAGCGTCTTCCTCGATGGGGGCAAACCGCCGCGAGGTGTTCCGAGACATCATCCTGCCGCTGAGCTTCCCGGGCATCTACCCCGGCATGATCCTCGTCTACGTCCTGGCCGTCGCGGCCTATGTCACCCCGGCCCTGCTGGGGGGGCAGATGGTCAGCTACATGCCGACCCTGATCATTGGCGAGCTGACCGGCACGTTCCAATGGCCCTTCGGCTCGGCGCTCGCCATCGTGCTGTCGGTCTCCACCATCCTCGTCGTCGGGCTGTTCACCGCGCTGACCTCGCGGCTCATGGAAAGGTCCAAGGCATGA
- a CDS encoding LysR family transcriptional regulator: MPPSTILGRLPGLRHFIEVAQQGSFRAAADKLHVAPSAVSKQIKNLELALDVELFRRDRGRGGLEVTEAGEILLFRCASVVNELTIAQDEIDQLHGLHRGQLRLGVNEVLASDLLPGILRDMSYNHPGLKFHIVVENTREIVQRLQTGDIDIGLGYNFPPSPDIETLATLRRRTYAITALDHPMARLRDVRLEDIDGERVIFPDSSIAMREMLEKALAQAGVEVREVMSTNSFTLLRQMVESGMGIGIVFGRFLQTRRERIAFVEVNELPFASPPVACCRMAGRTPTVSSEAFAAAIKTIFVNYGG; the protein is encoded by the coding sequence ATGCCGCCCAGCACCATCCTCGGCCGCTTGCCCGGCTTGAGGCATTTCATAGAAGTTGCCCAACAGGGATCGTTCCGCGCCGCGGCCGACAAGCTGCATGTCGCCCCCTCGGCCGTAAGCAAGCAGATCAAGAACCTCGAACTGGCGCTCGACGTCGAACTGTTCCGACGCGATCGCGGGCGCGGTGGGCTGGAAGTGACCGAGGCCGGGGAGATCCTCTTGTTTCGCTGCGCCTCCGTGGTCAACGAGCTGACCATCGCCCAGGACGAGATCGACCAGTTGCACGGGCTGCATCGCGGACAGCTGCGGCTCGGGGTGAACGAGGTTCTCGCCTCCGACCTGCTGCCCGGCATTCTGCGGGACATGAGCTATAACCATCCGGGTCTCAAGTTTCACATCGTCGTCGAGAACACGCGCGAAATCGTCCAACGCCTGCAGACGGGCGATATCGACATCGGCCTTGGTTACAATTTCCCGCCCTCGCCGGACATCGAGACGCTGGCGACGCTGCGTCGGCGCACATACGCGATCACCGCATTGGATCATCCGATGGCGCGGCTGCGCGATGTTCGATTGGAGGACATAGACGGGGAAAGGGTGATCTTCCCGGATTCCTCTATCGCCATGCGCGAAATGCTCGAAAAGGCGCTGGCGCAGGCCGGGGTGGAGGTGCGCGAGGTCATGAGCACCAACAGCTTCACCCTTTTGCGCCAGATGGTCGAAAGCGGCATGGGGATCGGAATCGTTTTCGGGCGTTTCCTCCAGACCCGCCGCGAACGCATCGCCTTCGTCGAGGTGAATGAGCTGCCCTTCGCAAGCCCGCCGGTGGCCTGCTGCCGCATGGCAGGGCGCACACCGACGGTCTCGTCCGAGGCCTTCGCCGCCGCGATCAAGACGATCTTCGTGAACTATGGCGGCTGA
- a CDS encoding ABC transporter permease, which yields MSEMTNAFPYRKTVNIGFGMLIVLLYVFLMAPLVMIIGASFTKGLMIEFPPQGISFRWYAEFFNRQDLVDGLFMSLRIGAVTAVVTMTVAMMAAIAGRVLSGKLSGWFQLGMTLPLLVPELLTAVGLLFFLYKIQLAKTVLGLQMGHILMSFPYAYVSIAAAMRQVPQSLEEASQSLGATGLQTFRLVILPLVMPGLAMGGIFAFINSFDLYTISLLLKPLGGNTLPLALFDFLTYEFKPTAAAAATLSILLSIAGVALVQRLVGLQRAF from the coding sequence ATGAGCGAAATGACCAACGCCTTCCCGTATCGGAAAACGGTCAATATCGGCTTCGGCATGCTCATCGTGTTGCTGTACGTCTTCCTCATGGCGCCGCTCGTGATGATTATCGGCGCCTCGTTCACCAAAGGGTTGATGATCGAGTTCCCGCCGCAGGGCATTTCCTTCCGCTGGTACGCCGAGTTCTTCAACCGCCAGGACCTCGTAGACGGCCTTTTCATGTCGCTGCGCATCGGTGCGGTCACCGCTGTCGTTACCATGACCGTCGCGATGATGGCGGCAATTGCGGGGCGGGTGCTCTCGGGCAAGCTTTCGGGCTGGTTCCAGCTGGGCATGACCCTGCCGCTGCTTGTGCCCGAGCTGCTGACCGCTGTCGGCCTGCTGTTCTTCCTCTACAAGATTCAATTGGCCAAGACCGTGCTCGGCCTGCAGATGGGGCATATCCTGATGTCTTTCCCCTACGCCTACGTGTCCATCGCTGCAGCGATGCGGCAGGTGCCGCAGTCACTGGAAGAGGCCTCCCAAAGCCTCGGTGCGACCGGGTTGCAGACCTTCCGGCTGGTGATCCTGCCGCTGGTGATGCCGGGCCTGGCGATGGGCGGCATCTTCGCCTTCATCAACAGTTTCGATCTCTACACCATCTCGCTGCTGCTCAAGCCGCTCGGGGGGAACACCCTGCCGCTCGCTCTGTTCGACTTCCTGACCTACGAGTTCAAACCCACCGCCGCCGCCGCCGCGACGCTGTCGATCCTTCTCTCGATCGCCGGCGTGGCCCTGGTGCAGAGACTCGTCGGCCTGCAACGCGCCTTCTGA
- a CDS encoding polysaccharide deacetylase family protein, which produces MPWKDNYTTSDEIGMRDGSIVWPDGQQMALGLTVNLNPAAKGTGISAKDLAYPTWHFGLTEGLDAFLALFAETGVRATFATPAVVVEAYPDIIERILKAGHEVAAQGLYGEDPASLAPGHEAEHMARATEVLTRATGAAPKGWYALSHPDDRAATGCVTDDTVGLLKAKGYDYIGNGLADDAPYYWVSNAEKAEALLALPYYYHFDDTFFLMFPREGTGLERPQALLNNWRAEFRAQYRRGRYFNLCVSPARSGWGHRFDNLATLLRDAMAHPGVWAATGAEIAAHWHAGYPASEALKLAPSIWQDYADSLS; this is translated from the coding sequence ATGCCCTGGAAAGACAATTACACCACCTCCGACGAAATCGGCATGCGCGACGGCAGCATCGTCTGGCCAGACGGACAGCAGATGGCGCTGGGTCTTACGGTCAACCTCAACCCGGCCGCCAAGGGGACGGGCATCAGCGCCAAGGACCTAGCCTATCCCACGTGGCACTTCGGGCTGACCGAGGGGTTAGATGCCTTTCTGGCGCTGTTTGCCGAGACAGGTGTGCGCGCGACCTTTGCCACGCCCGCCGTGGTGGTCGAGGCCTATCCCGACATCATCGAACGAATCCTGAAAGCGGGGCACGAGGTGGCCGCGCAGGGCCTCTATGGTGAAGATCCGGCGTCACTGGCCCCCGGTCATGAGGCCGAGCACATGGCCCGCGCCACCGAAGTACTGACCCGTGCGACCGGCGCGGCGCCCAAAGGCTGGTACGCGCTGTCGCACCCCGATGACCGCGCCGCCACCGGCTGCGTCACCGATGACACGGTCGGGCTGCTCAAGGCGAAGGGCTACGACTACATCGGCAACGGACTGGCGGATGACGCGCCCTACTATTGGGTGAGCAACGCCGAGAAGGCCGAGGCCTTGCTGGCACTGCCCTACTACTATCACTTCGACGACACCTTCTTCCTGATGTTCCCGCGTGAGGGCACCGGGCTTGAACGCCCGCAGGCGCTGTTGAACAACTGGCGCGCCGAGTTCCGCGCGCAGTACCGCCGGGGCCGCTATTTCAACCTGTGCGTCTCGCCTGCCCGCTCGGGCTGGGGACACCGCTTTGACAATCTCGCCACCCTGCTGCGCGATGCCATGGCGCATCCCGGCGTCTGGGCCGCCACCGGCGCCGAGATTGCGGCGCATTGGCATGCCGGCTACCCCGCCTCCGAGGCGCTGAAGCTCGCGCCCAGCATCTGGCAAGACTACGCCGACAGCCTGAGCTAA
- a CDS encoding polysaccharide deacetylase family protein, translated as MMSLQHSPDAFQSLVDTARFQRSRRIPIPDFAYPEGVKIAVNFTLDFDAMLLRRLLNEPWGQKAKGEFGGRVGVWRIMEMFDAEDVKVTLFTPGRICELYPEVLHHAVDNGHELADHMWEHEVYDDPQIEDAHLTRTLEALSRIAGKPVTGTRSSHTPGLLRSKGVVYNSFTSADYLPFYELDAEGENPILQLPFHYALDDAMYFSFGWLDTGNQAQRIMDVDEVFEIWWDAFLQQYKAGGYVNFLLHPFVSGHAMRVDMLQRLIQRMKTLPGVWFPTCDTLAQHILTQHPYTPAAE; from the coding sequence ATGATGTCCTTGCAGCACTCTCCCGATGCCTTCCAGTCGCTGGTCGACACGGCCAGGTTCCAGCGTAGCCGACGCATCCCCATCCCCGATTTCGCCTATCCCGAGGGCGTGAAGATCGCGGTGAACTTCACCCTCGATTTTGACGCCATGCTGCTGCGCCGCCTGCTGAACGAGCCCTGGGGTCAGAAGGCCAAGGGCGAATTCGGCGGACGTGTCGGCGTCTGGCGCATCATGGAGATGTTCGACGCGGAGGACGTAAAGGTCACGCTCTTCACCCCCGGACGCATCTGCGAGCTTTATCCAGAGGTGCTGCACCATGCGGTCGACAATGGCCACGAACTGGCCGACCACATGTGGGAACACGAGGTCTACGACGACCCTCAGATCGAGGACGCGCACCTGACCCGCACCCTCGAAGCGCTGTCCAGGATTGCGGGCAAACCGGTCACCGGCACCCGGTCGAGCCACACCCCCGGCCTGCTGCGCTCAAAAGGCGTCGTCTACAACTCCTTCACTTCGGCGGACTACCTGCCGTTCTACGAGCTGGACGCAGAGGGCGAGAACCCGATCCTGCAGCTGCCGTTCCACTACGCGCTCGATGACGCCATGTATTTCAGCTTCGGTTGGCTCGACACGGGCAACCAGGCGCAGCGCATCATGGATGTCGACGAGGTCTTCGAGATCTGGTGGGACGCCTTCCTGCAGCAATACAAGGCGGGCGGCTATGTGAACTTCCTGCTGCACCCGTTCGTCTCCGGTCACGCCATGCGGGTCGACATGCTGCAGCGGCTGATCCAGCGGATGAAGACCCTGCCGGGCGTCTGGTTCCCGACCTGTGACACGCTTGCGCAGCACATCCTGACGCAGCATCCCTATACCCCCGCCGCGGAGTAA